Proteins encoded within one genomic window of Natator depressus isolate rNatDep1 chromosome 1, rNatDep2.hap1, whole genome shotgun sequence:
- the WNT16 gene encoding protein Wnt-16, translating into MGALSNIHELPGANGRPGAAGGAEKAGHGEVQEEPAHVEARGPLPSPGLPRLPAGCSLRARSKGRGRIRGSCRGGLSPAGPGSAGQGRRAASMGRAGCGLPRLCVRWAALLLALWPCCAHGNWMWLGIASFGVPEKLGCAGLPLSGRQKELCKRKPHLLPSIREGARLGIQECRSQFRHERWNCLLLPPDSDFSVFGAELSSGTKETAFIYAVTAAGLVHAVTRSCSAGNMTECSCDTNLQNGGSATEGWHWGGCSDDIHYGMWFSRKFLDGPIKNITGKDGNGLISMNLHNNEAGRQAVAKLLSVDCRCHGVSGSCAVKTCWKTMSSFEKIGQYLKDRYENSIQISDRLKKKLRRKEKTQRKIPIRKEDLLYINKSPNYCVEDRRLGIPGTQGRECNRTSEGPDGCNLLCCGRGYNTHVVRHVERCECKFVWCCYVRCRRCESMTDVHTCK; encoded by the exons ATGGGCGCTCTCTCTAATATTCATGAGCTGCCGGGGGCCAATGGGCGGCCAGGCGCGGCTGGAGGGGCCGAGAAGGCTGGGCATGGAGAAGTCCAAGAGGAACCTGCTCACGTTGAAGCGAGgggacctctgcccagccctgggctcccgcGGCTGCCCGCAGGCTGCTCTCTCCGGGCGCGGAGCAAAGGAAGAGGCAGAATAAGGGGAAGCTGCCGCGGGGGCTTGTCACCTGCTGGCCCAGGCAGCGCGGGGCAGGGACGGCGGGCTGCCTccatggggagggctggctgtGGCTTGCCTCGCCTGTGCGTGCGGTGGGCAGCGCTGCTGCTAGCGCTCTGGCCCTGCTGCGCCCACGGGAACTGGAT GTGGCTGGGCATCGCCTCCTTCGGGGTCCCGGAGAAGCTGGGCTGCGCCGGGCTGCCGCTGAGCGGCCGCCAGAAGGAGCTGTGCAAGAGGaagccccacctgctgcccagcATCCGCGAGGGCGCGCGGCTGGGCATCCAGGAGTGCCGGAGCCAGTTCAGGCACGAGCGGTGGAactgcctcctcctgccccccgacTCCGACTTCTCCGTCTTCGGCGCCGAGCTGAGCAGCG GCACCAAGGAAACAGCCTTTATATATGCAGTGACGGCAGCAGGCCTTGTACATGCAGTGACTCGATCATGCAGTGCAGGAAATATGACTGAGTGCTCCTGTGATACAAACCTGCAAAACGGTGGCTCAGCCACTGAAGGCTGGCACTGGGGTGGCTGCTCTGATGACATCCATTATGGAATGTGGTTTAGCAGAAAGTTCTTAGATGGGCCTATTAAGAATATAACTGGAAAAGACGGGAACGGACTGATCTCAATGAACCTGCACAATAACGAGGCTGGAAGGCAG GCTGTAGCAAAGCTGTTGTCAGTGGATTGCCGTTGTCATGGAGTTTCTGGGTCCTGTGCTGTAAAAACTTGTTGGAAAACTATGTCTTCATTTGAAAAGATTGGCCAGTATTTAAAAGATAGATATGAAAACAGTATACAGATATCAGACAGACTGAAGAAAAAGCTACGCAGGAAAGAAAAAACCCAACGGAAAATACCAATCCGCAAGGAAGATCTTCTCTACATAAACAAGTCGCCCAACTACTGCGTAGAGGATCGCAGACTCGGGATTCCTGGAACACAGGGAAGGGAATGCAACCGCACTTCAGAGGGACCAGATGGTTGCAACCTCCTCTGCTGTGGCCGTGGTTACAACACTCATGTGGTCAGACACGTGGAGAGGTGCGAATGCAAGTTTGTCTGGTGCTGCTACGTACGCTGCAGAAGGTGTGAGAGCATGACTGATGTTCATACCTGCAAATGA